One region of Anaeromyxobacter paludicola genomic DNA includes:
- a CDS encoding ATPase — MDKIFIVCSAAATVGICALATAWVQSRIGSAGAGALSEKPELRGAILVMLAIPETLVILGFVVAVLMLTAKA; from the coding sequence ATGGACAAGATCTTCATCGTCTGCTCCGCCGCGGCCACGGTCGGCATCTGCGCGCTCGCCACCGCCTGGGTGCAGTCGCGCATCGGCTCGGCCGGCGCCGGCGCGCTCTCCGAGAAGCCCGAGCTGCGCGGCGCCATCCTGGTGATGCTCGCCATCCCGGAGACGCTCGTCATCCTCGGGTTCGTGGTGGCGGTCCTGATGCTCACCGCGAAGGCGTGA
- a CDS encoding V-type ATP synthase subunit I: MILPMVKVQVIGPRRLLSEALRFLHGQGVLHLRRPGPGAAAFLRPVPLGGEEAARVRSLEASLRRIEAALALLPAREARAAARAEGAAPRGAAGAPEPEADSAEVTRRIEAVEGTLAQAASRKAALAEESRAIAQARRALTALSPLWKLMTDAPGTRSFGLLLKRGGEEALPLLEREIARLTDGAYDLHARAIAGGETALLLAVPRWRAAQVSGLLFERGVEELKLPPAFAGRPPAEVLLALADREHVGIPRERAALDAGLATLARAEAAALEAAAGRARERLDALRAMGDCAETGHAFVVTGYLPRERLAALAEGIRGACGGRLTLFEYPVSRRELEEVPVVLRNPAWLRPFERLLALVPPPRYGSIDPTPWLAFTFPFFLGLVLGDVAIGLFVGTASAWAFWRFRRGGVGRDVAVVGLACALSTVAFGFLFGEVLGDAGARAGLHPIWIERRGAILTLLAATVGVGLAHVALGLALGVAEVLHGGERREILGRLARLGLLAGAVLALGGGTGFLPSWAARAGYAVLAVSAVTGIAADGFLAPLELVMFLGNVLSYARLMALGLASVLLAEAANLIAATLDPAVLGICIAVLLHAVNATLGLLSPAVASLRLHYVEFFEKFYESGGTPYRPLGGTA, from the coding sequence GTGATCCTCCCGATGGTCAAGGTGCAGGTCATTGGGCCCAGGCGCCTCCTCTCCGAGGCGCTCCGGTTCCTCCACGGCCAGGGCGTGCTCCACCTGCGCCGCCCCGGGCCTGGCGCCGCCGCCTTCCTGCGCCCCGTGCCCCTCGGCGGGGAGGAGGCCGCGCGCGTCCGCTCGCTCGAGGCCTCGCTGCGCCGCATCGAGGCCGCCCTGGCGCTCCTGCCGGCCCGGGAGGCGAGGGCGGCGGCGCGCGCCGAGGGGGCGGCGCCGCGCGGCGCCGCGGGGGCGCCGGAGCCCGAGGCCGACTCGGCCGAGGTGACGCGGCGGATCGAGGCGGTGGAGGGGACGCTCGCCCAAGCGGCGTCCCGCAAGGCGGCGCTCGCCGAGGAGTCGCGGGCGATCGCCCAGGCGCGCCGGGCCCTGACCGCTTTGTCGCCGCTCTGGAAGCTCATGACCGACGCGCCGGGGACGCGGAGCTTCGGCCTGCTGCTGAAGCGCGGGGGCGAGGAGGCGCTGCCGCTCCTCGAGCGCGAGATCGCCCGGCTCACCGACGGGGCCTACGACCTGCACGCCCGCGCCATCGCGGGCGGCGAGACGGCGCTCCTCCTGGCGGTGCCGCGCTGGCGCGCCGCGCAGGTCTCGGGCCTCCTCTTCGAGCGCGGGGTGGAGGAGCTGAAGCTCCCGCCGGCCTTCGCGGGCCGGCCGCCGGCGGAGGTCCTGCTCGCGCTCGCCGACCGCGAGCACGTGGGGATCCCCCGCGAGCGCGCGGCGCTCGACGCCGGCCTCGCCACCCTGGCGCGCGCCGAGGCCGCGGCGCTGGAGGCGGCCGCGGGGCGCGCGCGGGAGCGGCTCGACGCGCTGCGCGCCATGGGCGACTGCGCCGAGACCGGCCACGCCTTCGTGGTCACCGGGTACCTCCCGCGCGAGCGGCTGGCGGCCCTGGCGGAGGGGATCCGGGGCGCCTGCGGCGGTCGGCTCACGCTCTTCGAGTATCCGGTCTCCCGGCGGGAGCTCGAGGAGGTGCCGGTGGTGCTGCGGAACCCGGCCTGGCTGCGCCCCTTCGAGCGGCTCCTCGCCCTCGTGCCGCCGCCGCGCTACGGCTCCATCGACCCGACGCCCTGGCTCGCCTTCACCTTCCCGTTCTTCCTCGGGCTGGTCCTCGGCGACGTCGCCATCGGGCTCTTCGTCGGGACCGCCTCGGCCTGGGCCTTCTGGCGCTTCCGCCGCGGCGGGGTGGGGCGCGACGTCGCCGTGGTGGGGCTCGCCTGCGCCCTCTCGACCGTGGCCTTCGGCTTCCTCTTCGGCGAGGTGCTGGGCGACGCCGGCGCCCGGGCCGGGCTCCACCCGATCTGGATCGAGCGGCGGGGCGCCATCCTCACCCTGCTCGCCGCCACCGTCGGGGTGGGGCTCGCCCACGTCGCGCTCGGCCTGGCGCTCGGGGTGGCCGAGGTGCTGCACGGCGGGGAGCGGCGCGAGATCCTGGGCCGGCTGGCGCGGCTCGGGCTGCTCGCCGGGGCGGTGCTCGCGCTCGGCGGCGGCACGGGCTTCCTGCCCTCCTGGGCCGCCCGCGCCGGCTACGCCGTGCTGGCGGTCTCGGCGGTGACCGGGATCGCGGCGGACGGGTTCCTCGCCCCGCTCGAGCTCGTCATGTTCCTCGGCAACGTCCTGAGCTACGCGCGGCTCATGGCGCTCGGGCTCGCCTCGGTGCTCCTGGCCGAGGCCGCCAACCTCATCGCCGCCACGCTCGATCCGGCGGTGCTCGGGATCTGCATCGCCGTGCTGCTCCACGCCGTGAACGCCACGCTCGGGCTGCTCTCGCCGGCCGTGGCCTCGCTGCGCCTCCACTACGTCGAGTTCTTCGAGAAGTTCTACGAGTCGGGCGGCACCCCGTACCGCCCCCTCGGCGGCACCGCCTGA
- a CDS encoding V-type ATP synthase subunit F, whose amino-acid sequence MAELGQGAAGATAAPRRADRIVAVAVRPGEGLGFRLAGVEVVEVGPGEEAAKLRAFLSRPEMGVVAVEERVVAEVPEPVLKRLSERPVPVLLPFSLPRGGAGEGPGQAYAAALVRRAIGYQVKLSGRARP is encoded by the coding sequence ATGGCTGAGCTCGGACAGGGCGCCGCGGGCGCGACGGCCGCGCCGCGGCGGGCCGACCGGATCGTGGCGGTCGCGGTCAGGCCCGGCGAGGGGCTCGGCTTCCGGCTCGCGGGGGTCGAGGTGGTGGAGGTCGGTCCGGGCGAGGAGGCGGCGAAGCTGCGGGCCTTCCTGTCCCGGCCGGAGATGGGCGTGGTGGCGGTGGAGGAGCGGGTGGTGGCGGAGGTCCCCGAGCCGGTGCTGAAGCGGCTCTCGGAGCGGCCGGTCCCGGTGCTGCTCCCCTTCTCGCTGCCGCGCGGCGGCGCGGGGGAGGGGCCGGGCCAGGCCTACGCGGCGGCGCTGGTCCGCCGCGCCATCGGGTACCAGGTGAAGCTGTCGGGGAGGGCGAGGCCGTGA